A genomic window from Pyxidicoccus trucidator includes:
- a CDS encoding carotenoid 1,2-hydratase: MSVPGHLPVLPDAAGAYRWFYADVTAGPFSAVCIFMLGSLFSPRYSVAARRGGRPQEHSAVNFALYHEGVRRLWVLSEYQRAELESPGRLRIGRSTLTYSGVGTVRMEVEDWTAPWGRPVRASLTLQPMTPVGEVVRLMPDLPHYWQALAPRARARLEVPSLGVKAVGLGYHDTNHGDELLGARLSGWHWARTHREGETVVDYHLPDGVAPLRVVARECGVKCERDTVHEARPTSMTGWGLRVPSRLHAGNQVVGEPRLLESSPFYARLEARQGPLDSMGEVADFRRFHSPFIRWMAHFRTRVGRAA; this comes from the coding sequence ATGAGTGTGCCAGGCCACCTTCCCGTGCTGCCCGACGCGGCGGGCGCGTATCGCTGGTTCTACGCGGACGTCACCGCGGGGCCGTTCAGCGCGGTGTGCATCTTCATGCTGGGCTCGCTCTTCTCGCCGCGCTACTCGGTGGCGGCGCGGCGGGGCGGACGGCCGCAGGAGCACAGCGCGGTGAACTTCGCGCTGTACCACGAGGGCGTGCGCCGGCTGTGGGTGCTGAGCGAGTACCAACGCGCGGAGCTGGAGTCGCCGGGCCGGCTGCGCATCGGCCGCTCCACGCTGACGTACTCGGGGGTGGGCACGGTGCGGATGGAGGTGGAGGACTGGACGGCGCCCTGGGGCCGGCCGGTGCGCGCGAGCCTCACGCTGCAGCCGATGACGCCCGTGGGCGAGGTGGTGCGGTTGATGCCGGACCTGCCGCACTACTGGCAGGCGCTGGCGCCGCGCGCGCGGGCCCGGCTGGAGGTGCCCTCGCTGGGCGTGAAGGCCGTCGGGCTGGGCTACCACGACACCAACCATGGCGATGAATTGCTGGGCGCGCGGCTGTCCGGCTGGCACTGGGCGCGCACGCACCGCGAGGGCGAGACGGTGGTGGACTACCACCTGCCGGACGGAGTCGCGCCGCTGCGCGTGGTGGCTCGGGAGTGCGGGGTGAAGTGCGAGCGGGACACGGTGCACGAGGCGCGGCCCACCAGCATGACGGGGTGGGGCCTGCGGGTGCCGTCGCGGCTGCACGCGGGCAATCAGGTGGTGGGCGAGCCCCGGCTGCTGGAGTCGTCGCCCTTCTACGCGAGGCTGGAGGCGCGGCAGGGGCCGCTGGACTCGATGGGCGAGGTGGCGGACTTCCGCCGCTTCCACTCGCCCTTCATCCGCTGGATGGCGCACTTCCGCACGCGCGTGGGACGGGCGGCATGA
- a CDS encoding phytoene desaturase family protein: MKRTRVAVVGGGIGGLTAAGLLAKEGHAVTLFEGSPSLGGKAQAVTLNGLTLDTGPTLLTLPELVRGTFQRLDALDLLPQLTELEPQCTYRFTDGCGLTAYKDLERMAESAADLRPGERRGVRGFYEESAAIWRAAGEPYLEAPFEGMAGFMARVAKRGVGAILAGMKLSTLHDLAVRHFKTDHMQQYVGRFATYAGASPYQASAAFALIPHIEHAYGVHHARGGVGALVEALGQAVRRLGVTVHLNTRARFERTGNGYRVGPEGDAAEFDSVVVNADPLESLRRADEPLALSGFVLLLEVDGRPSLPHHAVLFGGDYRREFDELFSGQLATDPTVYFCNPSATDSSMAPPGRTGLFVMVNAPPLPVGQAEAERAARGWELGAERVKAQMFEKLYQHYPELRGRTRVIGQRTPVDLAAQGAPGGSIYGFLPHGKFGPFRRPRIRGGTPGLFFAGGGTHPGGGVPLVMLSGRFAAELASQHLRRGA, encoded by the coding sequence ATGAAGCGCACCCGCGTCGCGGTGGTGGGCGGCGGCATCGGTGGCCTGACGGCCGCCGGGCTGCTGGCGAAGGAAGGGCACGCGGTGACGCTCTTCGAGGGCAGCCCCTCGCTGGGCGGCAAGGCCCAGGCCGTCACCCTCAACGGCCTCACCCTGGACACCGGCCCCACGCTGCTGACGCTGCCCGAATTGGTGCGCGGCACCTTCCAGCGGCTGGACGCACTCGACTTGCTGCCACAGCTCACGGAGCTGGAGCCGCAGTGCACCTACCGATTCACGGACGGGTGCGGCCTCACGGCGTACAAGGACCTGGAGCGCATGGCGGAGAGCGCCGCCGACTTGCGCCCTGGCGAGCGGCGCGGCGTGCGCGGCTTCTACGAGGAGTCCGCGGCCATCTGGCGCGCGGCGGGCGAGCCGTACCTGGAGGCCCCCTTCGAGGGCATGGCCGGCTTCATGGCGCGCGTGGCGAAGCGCGGCGTGGGCGCCATCCTGGCGGGGATGAAGCTCAGTACCCTGCACGACCTGGCGGTGAGGCACTTCAAGACGGACCACATGCAGCAGTACGTGGGCCGCTTCGCGACGTACGCGGGGGCCTCGCCGTACCAGGCCAGCGCGGCCTTCGCGCTGATTCCGCACATCGAGCATGCCTACGGTGTGCACCACGCGCGCGGTGGAGTGGGGGCGCTGGTGGAGGCGCTCGGGCAGGCGGTGCGGCGGCTGGGCGTGACGGTGCACCTCAACACGCGCGCCCGCTTCGAGCGCACCGGCAACGGCTACCGCGTGGGGCCCGAGGGTGACGCGGCGGAGTTCGACAGCGTGGTGGTGAACGCGGACCCGCTGGAGTCGCTGCGCCGGGCGGACGAGCCGCTGGCGCTCTCCGGCTTCGTGCTGCTGCTGGAGGTGGACGGGCGGCCGTCGCTGCCACACCACGCGGTGCTCTTCGGGGGGGACTACCGGCGCGAGTTCGACGAGCTGTTCAGCGGGCAGCTCGCGACGGACCCCACGGTGTACTTCTGCAACCCGTCCGCCACGGACTCCAGCATGGCGCCGCCGGGGCGCACGGGGCTGTTCGTCATGGTGAACGCACCGCCGCTGCCCGTGGGGCAGGCCGAGGCGGAGCGCGCCGCTCGCGGCTGGGAGCTGGGGGCGGAGCGCGTGAAGGCGCAGATGTTCGAGAAGCTCTACCAGCACTACCCCGAGCTGCGCGGGCGCACGCGAGTCATCGGTCAGCGCACGCCGGTGGACCTGGCGGCGCAGGGGGCTCCGGGGGGCTCCATCTACGGCTTCCTGCCGCACGGGAAGTTCGGCCCGTTCCGCCGGCCACGGATTCGCGGCGGCACGCCGGGCCTGTTCTTCGCGGGCGGGGGCACGCACCCGGGCGGCGGGGTGCCGCTGGTGATGCTGTCCGGGCGCTTCGCGGCGGAGCTGGCGTCGCAGCACCTGCGGAGGGGCGCATGA